A window of Lolium rigidum isolate FL_2022 unplaced genomic scaffold, APGP_CSIRO_Lrig_0.1 contig_61314_1, whole genome shotgun sequence contains these coding sequences:
- the LOC124681928 gene encoding YTH domain-containing protein ECT4-like isoform X2 encodes MAPAVAPAADHATDLLQKLTLDPKSAAGDGKEAKKKVLAPANGGLNGAVASQNPQALSAEQWATMGQQDYKNAAAAMYYGADGYPYYYGGWGDYSVYVSHDGTESLTPGAYGDMYCYPQYGAAASGYDGQYYGSQNNQYQSTYHQPQTTTGKTAYKSKTGKSEPSPQQDVVSAAYQQPGSVDASKANSNSTDAVKGLKKPTFPLKPSGRSTSYQNYGDKAAYPLSGSHVFLDKTQKPSAGNPTSTASNPKTKGLLGPNSTMGPASTGYMSSMYSGSAMYNPNAYGPGFWYGSPLYGSGVYGGWNGLSDGRYKPRGKAYGPYRFGNENIDGLNELKRGPRSNLIKTEQVTGAADVAAAKGQELPNGDASKAVVLDQYNKADFVETYSDAKFFVIKSYSEDDVHKSIKYNVWASTPNGNKKLNTAYQAAKDKSSNSPVFLFFSVNTSGQFVGLAEMVGPVDFDKTVEYWQQDKWTGCFPVKWHIVKDIPNNLLKHIILEYNENKPVTNSRDTQEVKIEHGLQVLKIFKDHVCKTSMLDDFGFYDNREKIMQEKKSKRQQPLEKITNGKLLATSNTENQDVDGKQGVQELAVLGEQNAVVENSVATVAGNGVAPADATPAVVAVGC; translated from the exons ATGGCCCCCGCCGTCGCGCCCGCCGCCGACC ATGCTACGGATTTGCTGCAGAAGCTCACCCTGGATCCCAAGAGCGCAGCCGGGGACGGCAAGGAGGCCAAGAAGAAG GTCTTGGCACCAGCGAACGGTGGGCTGAATGGCGCGGTGGCATCTCAGAACCCTCAGGCCCTCTCGGCCGAGCAGTGGGCAACTATGGGGCAGCAGGATTACAAGAACGCCGCTGCCGCCATGTATTATGGCGCCGATGGCTACCCGTATTACTATGGAG GTTGGGGTGACTATTCTGTGTATGTGAGCCATGATGGAACAGAGTCACTGACCCCT GGTGCTTATGGGGACATGTATTGCTATCCGCAATATGGCGCTGCCGCATCTGGGTACGATGGGCAGTACTACGGATCTCAGAATAACCAGTACCAGTCAACATATCACCAGCCACAGACTACTACTGGCAAGACAGCATACAAGTCTAAAACTGGCAAATCAGAACCTTCACCCCAGCAGGATGTTGTTTCTGCCGCTTATCAGCAACCTGGGTCCGTGGATGCTTCCAAGGCCAACTCAAACAGCACTGATGCTGTAAAGGGTCTGAAGAAACCAACGTTCCCCCTGAAACCAAGTGGGCGTTCCACCAGTTACCAGAACTACGGTGACAAGGCAGCTTATCCATTGTCTGGCAGTCATGTTTTCTTAGATAAAACGCAGAAACCCTCTGCTGGAAATCCTACGTCGACTGCTTCTAATCCTAAAACCAAG ggattgcTTGGGCCGAACTCAACAATGGGGCCAGCATCTACTGGGTACATGAGTTCAATGTACTCTGGTAGCGCAATGTACAATCCAAATGCATATGGACCTGGCTTTTGGTATGGGTCACCCCTCTATGGCTCTGGGGTGTATGGTGGGTGGAATGGGCTGTCAGATGGAAGGTACAAGCCCAGAGGAAAAGCATATGGACCATACCGTTTTGGCAATGAGAACATTGATGGCTTGAATGAGCTGAAGAGAGGGCCAAGAAGCAATCTCATTAAAACCGAGCAGGTCACTGGAGCAGCTGATGTTGCAGCTGCAAAAGGACAGGAGCTTCCTAACGGTGATGCTTCGAAAGCTGTTGTGCTGGATCAGTACAATAAGGCTGACTTTGTTGAAACTTACTCAGATGCCAAGTTCTTTGTTATAAAATCATACAGTGAGGATGATGTTCACAAGAGCATCAAGTACAATGTTTGGGCAAGCACCCCCAATGGAAATAAAAAGCTGAACACTGCTTATCAAGCAGCTAAGGACAAATCAAGCAATTCTCCTGTATTCCTGTTCTTCTCT GTGAACACTAGTGGCCAGTTTGTTGGGCTTGCTGAGATGGTTGGTCCGGTTGATTTTGACAAGACAGTTGAATACTGGCAACAAGACAAGTGGACTGGTTGTTTCCCTGTCAAGTGGCACATTGTGAAGGACATCCCCAACAATTTGTTGAAGCACATTATTCTTGAGTACAACGAAAACAAACCAGTGACCAACAGCAGAGATACCCAGGAG GTTAAGATTGAGCATGGCCTTCAGGTCCTTAAGATTTTCAAGGACCATGTCTGCAAGACCTCCATGTTGGACGACTTTGGCTTCTATGATAACCGCGAGAAGATAATGCAAGAGAAGAAATCCAAGCGACAGCAGCCGCTGGAGAAG ATTACGAATGGAAAGCTGCTTGCTACCAGCAACACTGAGAATCAAGATGTTGATGGAAAGCAGGGAGTGCAGGAACTTGCTGTTCTTGGGGAGCAAAATGCTGTGGTGGAGAACAGCGTGGCGACCGTAGCTGGAAACGGTGTTGCCCCAGCAGATGCAACCCCAGCAGTGGTTGCAGTTGGCTGTTAA
- the LOC124681928 gene encoding YTH domain-containing protein ECT4-like isoform X1 translates to MFSDFGIVWISSFPLTGFAADATDLLQKLTLDPKSAAGDGKEAKKKVLAPANGGLNGAVASQNPQALSAEQWATMGQQDYKNAAAAMYYGADGYPYYYGGWGDYSVYVSHDGTESLTPGAYGDMYCYPQYGAAASGYDGQYYGSQNNQYQSTYHQPQTTTGKTAYKSKTGKSEPSPQQDVVSAAYQQPGSVDASKANSNSTDAVKGLKKPTFPLKPSGRSTSYQNYGDKAAYPLSGSHVFLDKTQKPSAGNPTSTASNPKTKGLLGPNSTMGPASTGYMSSMYSGSAMYNPNAYGPGFWYGSPLYGSGVYGGWNGLSDGRYKPRGKAYGPYRFGNENIDGLNELKRGPRSNLIKTEQVTGAADVAAAKGQELPNGDASKAVVLDQYNKADFVETYSDAKFFVIKSYSEDDVHKSIKYNVWASTPNGNKKLNTAYQAAKDKSSNSPVFLFFSVNTSGQFVGLAEMVGPVDFDKTVEYWQQDKWTGCFPVKWHIVKDIPNNLLKHIILEYNENKPVTNSRDTQEVKIEHGLQVLKIFKDHVCKTSMLDDFGFYDNREKIMQEKKSKRQQPLEKITNGKLLATSNTENQDVDGKQGVQELAVLGEQNAVVENSVATVAGNGVAPADATPAVVAVGC, encoded by the exons ATGTTTTCGGATTTCGGAATAGTCTGGATCAGTTCGTTCCCCTTGACTGGTTTCGCTGCAGATGCTACGGATTTGCTGCAGAAGCTCACCCTGGATCCCAAGAGCGCAGCCGGGGACGGCAAGGAGGCCAAGAAGAAG GTCTTGGCACCAGCGAACGGTGGGCTGAATGGCGCGGTGGCATCTCAGAACCCTCAGGCCCTCTCGGCCGAGCAGTGGGCAACTATGGGGCAGCAGGATTACAAGAACGCCGCTGCCGCCATGTATTATGGCGCCGATGGCTACCCGTATTACTATGGAG GTTGGGGTGACTATTCTGTGTATGTGAGCCATGATGGAACAGAGTCACTGACCCCT GGTGCTTATGGGGACATGTATTGCTATCCGCAATATGGCGCTGCCGCATCTGGGTACGATGGGCAGTACTACGGATCTCAGAATAACCAGTACCAGTCAACATATCACCAGCCACAGACTACTACTGGCAAGACAGCATACAAGTCTAAAACTGGCAAATCAGAACCTTCACCCCAGCAGGATGTTGTTTCTGCCGCTTATCAGCAACCTGGGTCCGTGGATGCTTCCAAGGCCAACTCAAACAGCACTGATGCTGTAAAGGGTCTGAAGAAACCAACGTTCCCCCTGAAACCAAGTGGGCGTTCCACCAGTTACCAGAACTACGGTGACAAGGCAGCTTATCCATTGTCTGGCAGTCATGTTTTCTTAGATAAAACGCAGAAACCCTCTGCTGGAAATCCTACGTCGACTGCTTCTAATCCTAAAACCAAG ggattgcTTGGGCCGAACTCAACAATGGGGCCAGCATCTACTGGGTACATGAGTTCAATGTACTCTGGTAGCGCAATGTACAATCCAAATGCATATGGACCTGGCTTTTGGTATGGGTCACCCCTCTATGGCTCTGGGGTGTATGGTGGGTGGAATGGGCTGTCAGATGGAAGGTACAAGCCCAGAGGAAAAGCATATGGACCATACCGTTTTGGCAATGAGAACATTGATGGCTTGAATGAGCTGAAGAGAGGGCCAAGAAGCAATCTCATTAAAACCGAGCAGGTCACTGGAGCAGCTGATGTTGCAGCTGCAAAAGGACAGGAGCTTCCTAACGGTGATGCTTCGAAAGCTGTTGTGCTGGATCAGTACAATAAGGCTGACTTTGTTGAAACTTACTCAGATGCCAAGTTCTTTGTTATAAAATCATACAGTGAGGATGATGTTCACAAGAGCATCAAGTACAATGTTTGGGCAAGCACCCCCAATGGAAATAAAAAGCTGAACACTGCTTATCAAGCAGCTAAGGACAAATCAAGCAATTCTCCTGTATTCCTGTTCTTCTCT GTGAACACTAGTGGCCAGTTTGTTGGGCTTGCTGAGATGGTTGGTCCGGTTGATTTTGACAAGACAGTTGAATACTGGCAACAAGACAAGTGGACTGGTTGTTTCCCTGTCAAGTGGCACATTGTGAAGGACATCCCCAACAATTTGTTGAAGCACATTATTCTTGAGTACAACGAAAACAAACCAGTGACCAACAGCAGAGATACCCAGGAG GTTAAGATTGAGCATGGCCTTCAGGTCCTTAAGATTTTCAAGGACCATGTCTGCAAGACCTCCATGTTGGACGACTTTGGCTTCTATGATAACCGCGAGAAGATAATGCAAGAGAAGAAATCCAAGCGACAGCAGCCGCTGGAGAAG ATTACGAATGGAAAGCTGCTTGCTACCAGCAACACTGAGAATCAAGATGTTGATGGAAAGCAGGGAGTGCAGGAACTTGCTGTTCTTGGGGAGCAAAATGCTGTGGTGGAGAACAGCGTGGCGACCGTAGCTGGAAACGGTGTTGCCCCAGCAGATGCAACCCCAGCAGTGGTTGCAGTTGGCTGTTAA